A part of Vespertiliibacter pulmonis genomic DNA contains:
- the wzyE gene encoding ECA oligosaccharide polymerase: MQIADFLLINFYLLGVFSIGVVIYQAYQRAYFSFHLIFSVIYFVTFFLGFPFSLGLQFGFGIPLPQIETLFFALAVAMIGYLIYFLSYQFFQITGSKKLGVVQNFDVAINVKKRAKLTACLLFLVAAISLGYFIAVNGLLLFRLEKYSQIFSPLVHIVALKRFFYFFFPALLILYFIYPSKKRWWLFLVLGIGFGILSYLAVGGTRANIVLAFALFLLLGWIYRYFSIIWFFSAGVLVVVAMFFLALFRYKLDVQGSDAWFAFLYLTRDTFSPWENLAKLLGSEIKFQGLMPIVADFYVYIPKSLWAERPDIVWNTANYFTKIVLGNESGLAISPTLLGSFYIMGGFPVIGLGMALLGGLLSVTDRLFDYGRLQNDPIIQAYCLANLFNLMVLVREGAEAFISRWVFFSVIFCMCWLLAFLITKRKSDE, from the coding sequence ATGCAAATAGCCGATTTTTTATTGATAAATTTTTACCTATTAGGTGTATTTTCCATTGGAGTAGTGATTTATCAAGCCTATCAGCGGGCATATTTCTCTTTTCATCTAATTTTTAGCGTAATTTATTTTGTCACGTTTTTTCTTGGTTTTCCGTTTTCGCTGGGGTTGCAGTTTGGTTTTGGTATTCCTTTGCCTCAAATAGAGACATTATTTTTTGCGTTGGCAGTGGCAATGATCGGCTATTTAATCTATTTTTTGAGTTATCAATTTTTTCAGATAACGGGTAGTAAAAAATTAGGCGTTGTACAGAATTTTGATGTAGCCATAAATGTAAAGAAAAGAGCGAAACTTACCGCTTGTTTACTATTTTTGGTGGCAGCTATAAGTTTGGGCTATTTTATTGCAGTTAATGGCTTATTACTGTTTCGTTTAGAAAAATATAGTCAAATTTTTTCACCATTAGTACACATTGTCGCACTGAAACGTTTTTTCTATTTCTTTTTTCCTGCGTTGTTAATTCTCTATTTTATTTACCCAAGTAAAAAACGCTGGTGGCTATTTTTAGTTTTAGGAATAGGGTTCGGTATATTGAGTTATCTTGCTGTTGGCGGAACACGAGCGAATATTGTATTAGCATTTGCATTGTTTTTACTTCTTGGCTGGATATATCGATATTTCTCGATAATTTGGTTTTTTTCTGCGGGTGTGTTAGTTGTAGTTGCTATGTTTTTCTTAGCACTCTTTCGTTATAAATTGGACGTGCAAGGGAGTGATGCTTGGTTTGCTTTTCTCTATCTAACTCGAGATACTTTTTCCCCGTGGGAAAATTTGGCTAAGTTGTTAGGATCTGAAATCAAATTTCAGGGGTTAATGCCAATAGTGGCAGATTTTTATGTCTATATTCCAAAATCATTGTGGGCTGAGCGACCAGATATTGTGTGGAATACCGCAAATTATTTCACAAAAATAGTATTAGGGAATGAATCAGGTCTAGCTATTTCTCCAACCTTATTAGGTTCATTCTATATTATGGGGGGATTTCCTGTAATTGGGCTAGGTATGGCGTTGCTTGGTGGGTTATTATCAGTAACTGACCGCTTGTTTGATTATGGACGGTTACAAAATGATCCAATAATCCAAGCATATTGTTTGGCAAATTTGTTTAATTTGATGGTATTAGTTAGAGAGGGGGCGGAAGCATTTATCTCGCGTTGGGTATTTTTTAGTGTGATATTTTGTATGTGCTGGTTATTGGCGTTCTTAATCACGAAAAGGAAGTCAGATGAATAA
- the wecG gene encoding lipopolysaccharide N-acetylmannosaminouronosyltransferase, whose protein sequence is MNKAIIRGIELFAMRDQQALLDFLINEQDVKFGKLVAINAEKVILNEENNEIRQSIADAEYKYADGISIVYSIRKKYPKYRNIERIAGVDLWFSLMKRCASRQIPVFLLGGTAVTLSNTFAKLQTIGVNIVGYQDGYFLESEEDSVIAQIKQSGAKVVTVGLGSPKQELFMQKAQGAYPNALYMGVGGSYDVFIGAVKRAPICWQKLGLEWLYRLLKQPTRWQRQLRLIKYGYYYWKNQL, encoded by the coding sequence ATGAATAAAGCGATCATTCGAGGCATTGAGCTATTTGCAATGCGAGACCAACAGGCATTGCTTGATTTTTTAATCAATGAACAAGATGTAAAGTTTGGCAAATTAGTTGCAATCAATGCGGAAAAAGTAATTCTAAATGAAGAAAATAATGAAATTCGACAATCTATTGCTGATGCAGAATATAAATACGCTGATGGTATAAGTATTGTTTATTCTATTCGTAAAAAATATCCGAAATATCGTAATATCGAACGGATTGCAGGCGTTGATTTATGGTTTTCACTAATGAAACGCTGTGCAAGCCGACAAATTCCCGTATTTTTGCTCGGCGGAACAGCGGTTACTTTATCTAATACATTTGCAAAATTGCAGACGATAGGTGTTAATATCGTTGGGTATCAAGATGGCTATTTCCTTGAAAGTGAAGAAGATTCTGTAATTGCGCAGATAAAACAGAGTGGAGCAAAAGTAGTTACGGTTGGATTAGGCTCGCCGAAACAAGAACTATTTATGCAAAAAGCACAAGGAGCTTACCCTAACGCACTATATATGGGTGTTGGTGGAAGCTATGATGTTTTTATAGGAGCGGTTAAACGAGCACCTATTTGCTGGCAAAAACTGGGATTAGAGTGGCTTTACCGTTTGTTAAAACAGCCTACTCGTTGGCAGCGCCAACTTCGATTGATAAAATATGGATACTATTACTGGAAGAATCAGCTATAA